The Microplitis demolitor isolate Queensland-Clemson2020A chromosome 9, iyMicDemo2.1a, whole genome shotgun sequence genomic sequence AGGACTTTTTTATTAGCTAATGgcatattatatacattgaGCGTGTTCAGCCGaacaaaataatgagtaattttagtCAGTTACTCAGTGCACTGAGCTAAGTGTTCGGCCTGGACACTCGACGCATACTTAGGAACTTTTTTCTGGCCGCCATTTTACTTGGTATACCTTTTTGTGTCTTTTACCGCGTAAAAACGTCTACatcaaaatagtaattaaagtGCAAATCGTAagctttatataaaattcgcCGTAAAAAATggatcaaaataattatgttgaaCGTTATGAATTCAGTGATTGGATATTTGAAATACCCGGCACAAGAGAgtttcattataaaatgatgACAGGTAAGTGAAAGTGAGGTTACAAAGAGACTTTTGaactgtttaaataaataaataaaatatttgttcagcTATGAACTTAGAAGgcactaataaattaaagaaataatagttagaaaattttttaaatgcacatgaaaaaatttagtaatttgtacgtaaattctttaaaattttattttttcaaacgatttattaattactacaaaACATACTTATGTTTTCTAAATGTATAcgcatatatttttataaaatctattgaaaattaaattatatttatttaatatttattatgtagATTTGGATTACTTCAattcttatttaaaacaaCTGGTAGAGAACAAAACTGTTGACGGTGAAACTACTGATGAAAATGTTTATCACGACAATGAAGAGAATTCGAATGTCGATCAATTACTGGAAGACACAAAATCAATTACAGAACACGAGTTTATGGAGCAAGAAGTCGCTGAGCAAGACCATGCAGAAGAAGAAGTCTACGTTGAAGTTCCTGAAACATTAACTCAGGAGGCTATTCAAAACCTCGATGACGAAGgtttcataaattttgtgATGCAATGCTAAGTCTCATATTTATcagtttattgttattaattagtttttttcctgtaattttttattatagaagaAAATGTTTGGGATAATGCCTCTATAAAGTTGCTGCTCCATTCTTACCTAAtcagaaaaaaacaattcagaAACTCcagaatcaaaaaaataacactgTGGCGTGAAATATCagaggtttttaaaaaaaagaagttgaaTAAAACTGCGGATGCATTATCAAGGAAATTTGGTAATATGAAATCCACGTATGCTTCTAAAAAGAAGAATAACTCCAAGAAAACAACAGGAGCTGGCCGTAAATCATGGCCATGGTTGAAAGCTATGGACGAAATATTTCACGATGATATATCTATCAATTTTAAGCAGGATGCTGTTACAAGTATGCCCACGGATGGAATTGATGGGGTTTTAAACTTAACGAAGTCGTCGTCTGGGTATggtactaaaataatttaatgtatatacttttttttaggtgGATTTCATTTGAAATTGGTCGAGTTCAAAGATGagcaaaatcggttaattagtttgGAAATggtgacaatttaaaattttcaaaattttgtgaattgCAAGTTTTGTGagtttgacgataaaaaaacttattacatccaaattaaaacttatttctAAACCTTTTATGTTTAAGTTTATGAAATTACCTTTAATTCGacctgtaatttttatattttatattgatttttagtCATTTGATAggcgtttaaaaaaaaattgtagttttTCCAAATTACGTGGTAAATAACTTTGTACTGATAAATATGAAATCCACCTTCCATTTCGGGTGTGGCCGAAtggcatttatttaatattataactaCTATCTATAGTGAATGATCTATTGTAGCCCAAAGAATGGTGAATCTATTTCATCTGTCGCCGATAATGCCAAAGCTTCAAGTTCAGGTTTACATTCAAGTAAAGTTAATACTTGTGATAATACTGAAATAACTTCATCCAAATGTTATAAATCTACTAgaggaaaaaatatctattatcACCGACAAAAACAGTTGGACTTAGACACTGACAAGTTAGAAGTTCTGCGAGGTTTAAAAGAGACTCTTGAAGATTgtaaaaaagtacaaaaagaaaatgtatTGATTTGGACTGAAAAAATTGGTGAATTGACCCAAGCTTATAAAGAAcgtaatgaaattttgaaaaaaatcgctGACTCTCAAAAATGATATCTATTTGATgcatattttaagtattatatacaatattcaATTATCAATAAGGTATGGCATTCAAGAGACTTAAAAATCACTAGTCTTTTAACTAAGAATAAGATATAGTTCGAAATTTCCTTAAtatcaagtttaattttaattttaaataagtatgATAGTAATATTGAAGTATACCAAAAAATCTCGGTTGTAAGTTCTTCAAAGACTTAAGAAGTAACAGTATTCGTTGCtgagtaatatatattatgttgttaaataaataatatttttattagagctcgagtaaaaattaaactgtcgatattcaatatatattaagaatttaaagatactattaaataattttatgagaatattaaggtaaaaaagtacaaaataattcagtaaatatgtgataaatagttaattatttgtgaaatgtgataattttcatattcaGTTTACCTGAAAATGAAAAACGTATCTTTAAGTCTTATATGTTTAAAAGAAAGTTTATACTGtagtaatataaaaagtttacttCATTGTTTGtactaaaatattcaatgtaAAAAATGTCATTCAGTTATCtgcgttattaaatttataagcaTGCTCTACTAACTTGATATTAAGAGATTGAGTCAAATGAAAAACTACAAATAAGTGACAGTTTTTTAATcttggtaaaattatttttgtttttaaacttatattCATGAACTAAACAGATCTTACATTTTATATACTGTCAACAAATGTTACACTAAACtacctaaaaataaagaatagaTTGATTTTCAAGAATCTTGTAGTTTTTTcaacagtatttttattaaaacagatttaattatacaactgttatttttttgctatttaCATAGAATTCATGATGTTATTTCGCTTTACTTTTGCATCGGCATTTTCATTTTCCGCTTCTTCATTCATATCTACGTCCATtccattattgttattaccattatcatcattattattgtcgttattattaatattttcgccAGGAAAATTATTCCTAATATTTACGTCACCCtgaattagaataaaattgtgCAAAGTACATGCTGCGGAAACTATTTTAATGGCCATATCAACAGATTTGacgtttaaatattgtaatctACGAAATTTTCCTTTTAGTAAACCAAACGCGCGCTCAATTATTGATCGCGATGATGCATGTTTTACATTGTAATTGACTTGATGTCTGGTGAGGTGACCATTGTCTTTAAAAGACGTTAGAAGGTTCACCATTAACGGATATGCAGAATCACCAAGTATATGTTGGTTAGGCCGTAATAGTGGATTCTTAGCATCTGCTAGTCGGGTAAATAAAGTTGAAGATCTAAAAACAGATGCATCGTGTGCTCTACCAGGTCTTCCAATTAGTACGTCTATAAATTTCCCATTATGATCACATGTACCTATAGAATTTAAtcaaatgtttaattatatgaACAGTATTAAATGtgatttgtaaaaattcaGTGAGAAAATAAGAATatcataaatgttttattctaACATAGAcacataatattaatatagatatataaatatatgataatttatcataataccTTGTAATATTATAGAATGTTTCTCTTTTCGATTATAATAATCGTTTGCATTGCCTGGAGGCTGCAAAATTTCAATATGAGATCCGTCGATAGCTCCAATAATTCCGGGAAACCCTTGTGGCTTTGAAAGAAATCCCTAAAGATCATTTAATCAGAAATCATTACATCTAtagtactgtcatcaatacATACAGCTTCAATAACTTCGCATTCATTTGCATCGGGCCAACGGATGAACTGAGGTAGAAGATAAGACAATACATCAACAATTTCTGTAAATATCAAGTGAGCAGTAGACTTAGGTAGTCCAAATCTATCTGCAACTGATCGAAAACTATCTGGAGTAGCTAAAATCCaaattgttaataagattttttttttcacaggaattgaatcatcatcattatcatcatcgtcTTCATTATTGGGAATGTGTCGCCTGATGACATTTTCTAGCTCCTATAAAAACAATTCCAAGTTAAATCTTCACAAATTCAGATTGGTGTAATTTTTTGCTTGCCTCGAAGGATTCTCGTGACATACGAAAGTAACTATAAAAATCGTAATCTGTATAGTTTGGAATTACCTCCTcgtaataattcaatattctAGCGGGTGCATCATTACGAGGATTTATTTCAGCACCATTTCCTTCCAACTCCATGATCAGAGCTTCCGCTTCGTTCATAAAGTTTGCAAaacctaaataaaaaaaacttcttaaTCGTTCAAAAAtgaatgttaaaattaactgatatttacgataatttattattttcagttgttaaaaaacaaatttttaaatgatctggagtttttattaattttaacatcaCCCACTTAAACTAATTTATCTACTTACCGTTTAATGGAAATTGATgcactaaattattaatatcttcgAAAGGATCAAATACAATTTCCTccattaaaatattgtttataatattcTCCATTGTAATTCacttatttcaataataaataatatcataaatatgaCAGCATGAAAAATTAGGTTATGACACTTTTAAACTATAGTAAGAGTTAAACAGTGTGTCCAGGCGGAAAACACACTGTGCTCAGGAGCTCaggataaaatttcttttagtCTGACTAACTGACTAAAATTACTCAGTATTTTGTTCGGCTGAACACGCTCATTATCTTTTGGGTAGTCAGAGGTGTCAAACTTTGagatatcacgtttgatgattttatagaTATCTGGTACAGTGAAATGATAGATGAGACTGTCTGTGTCAGTATACATTAATTTGGACtcatcatttttaaagttcttttttacataattataatgaaaatcgtaaataaatgttgtagataaatctaaaatacaAAAGCCGACATAAATAGGTTTATTGAAACAGACTTTAACTTTTCTCATCTCAATAATTACCATATCTTTATCAAACatggtaagactatggaaattTGGCTTACATATCAATTCTTTGACGCCAAATCTACCCTCCCattcagtttttaattgtaCATCTTTGTGCTTTCTTAcattttccatagtcttaTCAAATACAGCGTTGTTCATtagcttataaaaatttttttcaaactcattttttgctaattttctGCAGTCagtgtttttatcaatataacttTTGAGCCAAGGTGATTGTTTGAATTGTAGTACTCTgtggatttttattaattttaatcctaattcaagacattgttttaaatttttataatgtattatataattttttttatcatacaaagTTGTTGATAATTTCGAGTGTTTGGATCCTGGTGGTACAAAGTGTTCTGGACACAGCGGTAAATCTTTATGGAGTTCATGTAATTCCTCAGGATACTCTAAGTCTACTTCTAATATATATCCTAcactatcattatcatttaaaaatttatttacatcatcatcaacattttcAACCCATTCAAATGAACCCGTCGGCAGTGACATACTCATTGCTGCACCatacaagttatttacatcataGTACATTAAATATGATTCAGCTTTGCTTGGATCAAAGTCTTCACCCATGTACCGATTATTTGCAGCAGCATATCGGTTTGTACACTGAGATACCCCACCTCTGAAACCTTTCTCGATAAAAAGTACCATTTCAGGATCAGTAAGAAGCTGAAGTTCCACACCAGTGTATTTTAGCATAGCATCATTAGACAGACCGGGAGCAGTATAGTAGTGTAATGGATCAAGATTATAAGTTTCAAAGCAGCTacgtctaaaattttcaaacacatCTGCTAAAAGAAGTACATCAGTTTTAAGATATAAATCTGAGTACTCTCCCAGTgttttgatgttaaatttattccagactagctgagcaaaaaaataatcctcatCAGAGACACtttcatttgttaattttgaGAAGAATGATACTTGATCAGGCAATTGTTTGTCATTAAGTTTGTCAATActtgaaatatattcatatggaAATATGCCTTTGCgtgtaactaatttaaattgattaggATCAGGATAGTGAAGTTTCGTTATAAGCTTTTCATCATCACCAAGATAagaagctaatttttcaaggCTGGATGCCATAAATCTGAATGAGTCTATAAATCGTAATGTCACTGAAGTattttcaatcgattttgtgaatgatatatatttttctttatttattggtaGTAAAGTTACATCACCTTTAATTAATGTagctaaacttttaattaaaaagtgtgAATCATAACCggataaattgtgaaaaactaTGGGGATAACATGTGACTTTGGATAATTAGCATTACAAGATATATGAGCTGGACCGCGATAATTACCAGTGAAATGACAGTGATCATAACACTTATCTGtatttgttgtaattattttttcgcaaATATGACAAACAGTTGCCTGATCATGTGTCTCTTGCTGCTGTTTGGTGAGTGGTTTCATTGGTatgggattttttaaatatccttcATACTCGATAgctaatttttctaactttaaaataaaccaatcgatacaaaattttgaacgattgaattcaaatttagataatttattgtcataaCTGCAATGTTGATAGAATGCTACACTGTGTGGAATATGCTTTTGAGTTTCATCATCTCCTTGAGTCGTTTCTAGTGTACATTCCAAGTCTGCATATACAAC encodes the following:
- the LOC106693513 gene encoding putative nuclease HARBI1, with the protein product MELEGNGAEINPRNDAPARILNYYEEELENVIRRHIPNNEDDDDNDDDSIPVKKKILLTIWILATPDSFRSVADRFGLPKSTAHLIFTEIVDVLSYLLPQFIRWPDANECEVIEAGFLSKPQGFPGIIGAIDGSHIEILQPPGNANDYYNRKEKHSIILQGTCDHNGKFIDVLIGRPGRAHDASVFRSSTLFTRLADAKNPLLRPNQHILGDSAYPLMVNLLTSFKDNGHLTRHQVNYNVKHASSRSIIERAFGLLKGKFRRLQYLNVKSVDMAIKIVSAACTLHNFILIQGDVNIRNNFPGENINNNDNNNDDNGNNNNGMDVDMNEEAENENADAKVKRNNIMNSM